A stretch of the Sorangium aterium genome encodes the following:
- a CDS encoding transketolase codes for MAGPDGLGSPPDPAAVIAHVEVAAGSALFAAHAAVPGNLPIERAASASEAIRGAAARTRGGQRASVVLGAHELVGALAALGEAAAVRTPVTVHVIERRGGLAVGRDELAPALDVGAGVLVTWSSQEAADMTLVARRAAEDSETPFLHLVDALPSDVSALGGACELAARFLGSERSAPTFIDAAPGESDGDGGPRPQGRGVVRKRAERGFCARVPFALASAMRELCELTGRPLGAIERVETADAEEILVVVGCAFPAAREVVRSLRAQGRRVGLVGVRALRPFFGADVVKTLGRAKAVVVLEPLDVPLAPYGPVAAGVKAAFADAITWAPGFPGVGRIPPILSATFATIDGTITERDVRLSLAEIASGERARRHIVFGSDG; via the coding sequence ATGGCAGGGCCTGACGGTCTAGGCTCGCCGCCGGATCCGGCGGCGGTGATCGCGCATGTCGAGGTGGCCGCGGGGAGCGCGCTGTTCGCCGCGCACGCGGCGGTGCCCGGCAATCTGCCGATCGAGCGCGCAGCGAGCGCCAGCGAGGCGATCCGCGGCGCCGCCGCGCGGACGCGCGGCGGGCAGCGCGCGAGCGTCGTGCTGGGCGCCCACGAGCTCGTCGGGGCGCTCGCCGCCCTCGGCGAGGCGGCCGCGGTGCGGACGCCGGTCACCGTTCACGTCATCGAGCGGCGCGGCGGGCTCGCGGTCGGGCGCGACGAGCTCGCGCCTGCGCTCGACGTCGGCGCGGGGGTGCTCGTGACCTGGAGCAGCCAGGAGGCGGCCGACATGACGCTCGTGGCGCGGCGCGCCGCGGAGGACAGCGAGACGCCGTTCCTGCACCTCGTCGACGCGCTGCCGTCGGACGTCTCGGCCCTCGGCGGGGCGTGCGAGCTCGCGGCGCGCTTCCTCGGCTCCGAGCGGAGCGCGCCGACCTTCATCGACGCGGCGCCGGGCGAGAGCGACGGCGACGGCGGGCCTCGCCCGCAAGGCCGCGGCGTCGTCCGGAAGCGGGCCGAGCGGGGCTTCTGCGCGCGCGTCCCGTTCGCGCTCGCCAGCGCGATGCGGGAGCTCTGCGAGCTGACCGGCAGGCCGCTCGGCGCGATCGAGCGCGTCGAGACCGCGGACGCGGAGGAGATCCTGGTCGTCGTCGGCTGCGCGTTCCCGGCGGCCCGCGAGGTCGTGCGCAGCCTGCGCGCGCAGGGCCGCCGCGTCGGCCTCGTCGGCGTGCGCGCGCTCCGCCCGTTCTTCGGCGCCGACGTGGTGAAGACGCTCGGGCGGGCCAAGGCCGTCGTGGTCCTGGAGCCGCTCGACGTGCCGCTCGCGCCGTACGGGCCGGTCGCCGCCGGGGTGAAGGCGGCGTTCGCGGACGCGATCACCTGGGCCCCGGGCTTCCCCGGCGTCGGGCGCATCCCGCCGATCCTCTCCGCGACGTTCGCGACGATCGACGGCACCATCACCGAACGCGACGTGCGCCTCTCGCTCGCGGAGATCGCGAGCGGGGAGCGCGCTCGCCGGCACATCGTGTTCGGCAGCGACGGCTGA